A window of the Schistocerca nitens isolate TAMUIC-IGC-003100 chromosome 5, iqSchNite1.1, whole genome shotgun sequence genome harbors these coding sequences:
- the LOC126260467 gene encoding gustatory and pheromone receptor 32a-like, with protein sequence MSLKTDSSASVKNFRKIYCLLSDLTKIVNSAYGLYSLLEVTCSFVNIVALFYTITVLLLQLNGMSSTSLNNCVILLQWTVMLVCRFFSIAYSSDVVVEEANRTQRLVTKLQLLPLSAGCRCQEELQLFGEQLVRSTIHYSAAGLFTLDLSLLKGIVAAVTTYLVILVQFKLSEKDK encoded by the coding sequence ATGTCCCTGAAAACTGATAGTAGTGCATCAGTGAAAAACTTTCGTAAAATCTATTGCCTCCTAAGCGATCTCACAAAAATTGTTAACAGTGCTTATGGTCTATACAGCCTCTTAGAAGTGACTTGCTCCTTCGTTAATATTGTCGCATTGTTCTACACAATCACGGTTTTGCTGCTACAATTAAATGGTATGTCATCTACATCACTGAATAACTGTGTTATATTGTTGCAATGGACTGTGATGCTGGTTTGCCGATTCTTCAGTATAGCTTACAGCAGTGACGTAGTTGTTGAAGAAGCCAATCGTACACAGCGGCTGGTCACCAAACTTCAGTTGCTGCCCCTGTCTGCTGGCTGTCGTTGTCAGGAAGAGCTGCAGCTATTTGGGGAACAGCTGGTGCGCAGCACAATCCACTACAGTGCAGCTGGGCTCTTCACGCTGGATCTGTCGTTGCTGAAGGGCATCGTGGCGGCTGTGACGACGTACCTCGTCATCCTTGTCCAGTTCAAACTTTCTGAAAAGGATAAGTAG